From Ammospiza caudacuta isolate bAmmCau1 chromosome 23, bAmmCau1.pri, whole genome shotgun sequence, one genomic window encodes:
- the TRAPPC4 gene encoding trafficking protein particle complex subunit 4: protein MAIFSVYVVNKAGGLIYQLDHYAPRSDTEKTFSFPLDLVLRLHDERVVVAFGQRDGIRVGHAVLAINGAEVNGRFTADGKDVLEFLSNPANYPVSIRFGRHRLSSNEKLMLASMFHSLFAIGSQLSPEVGSSGIEMLETDTFKLHCFQTLTGIKFMVLADPRQTGIDALLRKIYEIYSDFALKNPFYSLEMPIRCELFDQNLKLALEVAEKAGPFGPGS, encoded by the exons ATGGCGATCTTCAGCGTCTACGTGGTCAACAAGGCCGGCGGCCTCATCTACCAGCTGGACCACTACGCGCCCCGCTCCGACACCGAGAAGACCTTCAGCTTTCCGCTCGATCTCGTCCTGCGCCTGCACGACGAGCGCGTCGTCGTTGCCTTCGGGCAGCGGGACGGCATCCGCG TGGGTCACGCCGTGCTCGCCATCAACGGCGCCGAGGTGAACGGTCGCTTCACGGCAGACGGGAAGGACGTGCTGGAGTTCCTGAGCAACCCCGCCAACTACCCGGTGTCCATCCGCTTCGGCCGCCACCGGCTCTCCTCCAACGAGAAGCTGATGCTGGCCTCCATGTTCCACTC GCTGTTCGCCATCGGCTCGCAGCTGTCACCCGAGGTTGGGAGCTCCGGGATCGAGATGCTGGAGACCGACACCTTCAAGCTGCACTGCTTCCAGACACTGACAG GGATCAAATTCATGGTTCTTGCTGACCCAAGACAGACAGGGATAGACGCTCTTCTCCGCAAAATCTATGAGATTTACTCAGACTTCGCTCTGAAGAATCCTTTCTACTCCCTGGAGATGCCAATAAG GTGCGAGTTGTTTGATCAGAACTTGAAGCTTGCTCTGGAGGTGGCAGAGAAGGCTGGACCCTTTGGACCTGGATCATAG
- the RPS25 gene encoding small ribosomal subunit protein eS25 produces the protein MPPKDDKKKKDAGKSAKKDKDPVNKSGGKAKKKKWSKGKVRDKLNNLVLFDKATYDKLCKEVPNYKLITPAVVSERLKIRGSLARAALQELLSKGLIKLVSKHRAQVIYTRNTKGGDAPAAGEDA, from the exons ATG CCGCCCAAAGACGATAAGAAGAAGAAGGACGCGGGCAAGTCCGCCAAGAAGGACAAGGACCCGGTCAACAAGTCCGGCGGCAAAGCCAAGAAGAAG AAGTGGTCCAAGGGGAAAGTGAGAGACAAGTTGAACAACCTTGTCCTGTTTGACAAGGCCACTTATGACAAACTGTGCAAGGAAGTGCCCAACTACAAGCTCATCACACCTGCAGTTGTCTCAGAAAGGCTGAAGATTCGAGGCTCCCTGGCTCGGGCtgccctccaggagctcctcagCAAAG GGTTGATCAAACTGGTGTCCAAGCACCGAGCCCAGGTGATTTACACCCGGAACACGAAAGGTGGAGACGCGCCTGCTGCAGGGGAGGACGCGTAG
- the CENATAC gene encoding centrosomal AT-AC splicing factor, whose product MAVQYCGLCRRSAFTGRRHRYSTGHRRRLREALAQLQEATAAARAAAAVADGAAAVRRYDPAEHDGRVWCPCCGRGVQRHGRRGGLALLHAGLLRHLAGPEHRRETARFWRENRAEAALRERCLVPAEEYERFAQALEQALAEHQRREEERILQMAADIREAERRQRETVRAALQLQPEPEFCAGPSVCRLPAGPERDSPCGAEEPGPSRMQTGPDLAWMESSKVLTFIGHQETEGKGNVHTGAKPPWLTEEEDGSKQIGPSYEEFLKHKEKQKLKKLPVERVGANFDHTSQTSDSWLPSFGRVWNHGRRWQSRHQFRTESGEKKKKR is encoded by the exons ATGGCCGTGCAGTACTGCGGGCTGTGCCGCCGCAGCGCCTTCACGGGCCGCCGGCACCGGTACAGCACGGGGCATCGCCGGCGGCTGCGCGAGGCGctggcccagctgcaggaagcgacggcggcggcgcgggcggcggcggccgtgGCCGATGGGGCCGCGGCCGTGCGGCGCTACGACCCGGCGGAGCACGATGGGCGCGTGTGGTGCCCGTGCTGCGGGCGCGGCGTGCAGCGGCacgggcggcgcggcgggctGGCGCTGCTGCACGCCGGGCTGCTGCGGCACCTGGCCGG GCCCGAGCACCGCCGGGAGACGGCGCGGTTCTGGCGGGAGAACCGGGCGGAGGCGGCGCTGCGGGAGCGGTGCCTGGTGCCGGCCGAGGAGTACGAGCGCTTCGCGCAGGCTCTGGAGCAGGCGCTGGCCGAGCACCAGCGGCGGGAGGAGGAGCGCATCCTCCAG ATGGCGGCTGACATCCGGGAGGCCGAGCGCCGGCAGCGAGAGACGGTGCGAGCCGCGCTGCAG CTTCAACCAGAGCCAGAATTCTGTGCAGGACCTTCTGTCTGCAGGCTCCCCGCAGGACCTGAACG GGATAGCCCTTGTGGTGCAGAAGAGCCTGGCCCGAGCAGAATGCAGACAGGACCTGATTTAGCCTGGATGGAATCAAGCAAGGTTCTGACCTTCATTGGCCACCAG GaaacagaagggaaaggaaatgtcCACACAG GAGCAAAACCTCCGTGGCTAACAGAGGAAGAAGATGGAAGTAAACAAATTGGACCTTCCTATGAGGAATTTCTCAAACACA aggagaagcagaagcTGAAAAAGCTCCCAGTGGAACGTGTTGGTGCCAACTTTGACCATACCTCTCAGACCAGTGACAGCTGGCTGCCTTCCTTTGGGCGCGTGTGGAAtcatggcaggaggtggcagtCCCG GCACCAGTTTAGAACTGAAtcaggggaaaagaagaaaaaaaggtga